The following coding sequences lie in one Methanopyrus sp. SNP6 genomic window:
- the tes gene encoding tetraether lipid synthase Tes codes for MSDTLYETESLCPECLRAVPARLVRTAEGSVEIVKKCPEHGEFREVVWSDAEFFKRALEYEFNGSGVENPQTDNENGCPFDCGLCPCHESTTALGIIDVTNRCNLNCPVCFANAEAKGYVYEPPLEQIEEMLDLLRSERPVPAPAVQFAGGEPLVREDIVEIVAAADERGFHVQIATNGVEFARNPELAEDLHAAGLNVVYLQFDGLNPEIYEEIRGSRKILELKKKAIKILEREGISTVLVPTLARGINDDQIRPMLDFAREFEVIRGINVQPISFTGRTPREERERMRITIPDFVKLVEEQTDGRIPAESFYPVPIAAKIARLIGQLHGERKPEFSAYPICGVATYLLDEGDWYHPITDYVDPDAFIDALEEVAEKVGALDRKRDRAKAAWIVTKHLRRVFKSLTGKRKLARLVLDVVTKGTYDALADFHWNALLLGCMHFMDPYNFQTDRVRRCVIHYATPDGRIIPFCAYNSIHREEIEQKFGVPLKEWKERRNG; via the coding sequence GTGAGCGACACCCTGTACGAGACCGAGAGCCTCTGCCCCGAATGTCTCCGAGCTGTACCGGCGAGACTCGTTCGGACTGCTGAAGGTTCCGTGGAGATAGTTAAGAAGTGCCCGGAACACGGTGAGTTCCGCGAAGTCGTATGGTCCGATGCCGAGTTCTTCAAACGCGCCCTCGAATACGAGTTCAATGGTTCCGGAGTGGAGAACCCACAAACGGACAACGAGAATGGCTGTCCGTTCGACTGCGGTCTTTGCCCGTGCCACGAGAGTACTACCGCTCTCGGTATCATCGACGTCACGAACCGGTGTAACCTGAACTGTCCCGTATGTTTCGCCAACGCAGAGGCCAAAGGTTACGTGTACGAGCCGCCCCTCGAGCAGATCGAGGAGATGCTCGACTTACTACGCTCGGAGCGCCCCGTGCCGGCTCCAGCGGTGCAGTTCGCAGGTGGTGAGCCGCTAGTTCGCGAGGATATCGTCGAGATCGTCGCCGCCGCGGACGAGCGCGGCTTCCACGTACAGATCGCGACGAACGGTGTGGAGTTCGCCCGGAACCCGGAGCTCGCGGAGGATCTCCACGCCGCCGGACTGAACGTCGTGTACCTGCAGTTCGACGGGCTGAATCCCGAGATCTACGAGGAGATACGGGGTTCCAGAAAGATCCTCGAGTTGAAGAAAAAGGCGATCAAGATCCTCGAACGCGAAGGTATCTCCACGGTCCTCGTACCCACGCTGGCCCGCGGGATTAACGACGATCAGATTCGGCCCATGCTGGACTTCGCCCGAGAGTTCGAGGTCATCCGCGGGATCAACGTGCAGCCGATCTCGTTCACGGGTCGAACGCCGCGCGAGGAGCGGGAGCGTATGCGCATCACCATACCTGACTTCGTTAAGCTCGTCGAGGAACAGACGGACGGTCGTATACCAGCCGAAAGCTTCTACCCGGTCCCGATCGCGGCGAAGATAGCCCGGTTGATAGGACAACTCCACGGGGAGCGGAAGCCGGAGTTCTCCGCGTACCCCATCTGCGGAGTCGCCACTTATCTACTCGACGAAGGGGATTGGTACCACCCCATCACCGACTACGTCGACCCGGACGCGTTCATCGATGCGCTGGAAGAGGTCGCGGAGAAGGTGGGAGCGTTGGATCGAAAGCGGGATCGAGCGAAGGCCGCTTGGATCGTGACCAAGCACCTACGTCGCGTCTTCAAGAGCCTCACCGGCAAACGCAAGCTGGCCCGACTGGTCCTCGACGTCGTGACTAAGGGAACCTACGACGCCCTCGCGGACTTCCACTGGAACGCGCTGCTATTGGGCTGCATGCATTTCATGGACCCGTACAACTTCCAGACGGACCGTGTGCGACGGTGCGTGATCCACTACGCGACACCGGACGGACGGATCATACCGTTCTGCGCCTATAACTCCATACACCGTGAAGAGATCGAGCAGAAGTTCGGCGTGCCGCTAAAGGAGTGGAAGGAACGCAGGAACGGGTGA